One window of Rhizobium leguminosarum genomic DNA carries:
- a CDS encoding cold-shock protein: protein MAETGTVKFFNTDKGFGFIKPDRGGADIFVHISAVQASGLAGLTENQKVSFDTEPDRRGKGPKAVNLQIAG from the coding sequence ATGGCAGAGACTGGCACTGTAAAATTCTTCAATACCGACAAAGGCTTCGGCTTCATCAAGCCGGACCGGGGCGGCGCCGATATCTTCGTTCACATTTCTGCCGTTCAAGCCTCCGGGCTGGCCGGTCTGACGGAAAACCAGAAGGTAAGCTTCGACACGGAGCCGGATCGCCGCGGCAAAGGCCCCAAGGCCGTCAATCTGCAGATTGCGGGCTGA
- a CDS encoding pyridoxal phosphate-dependent aminotransferase, which yields MAFLADALSRVKPSATIAVSQKARELKAKGRDVIGLGAGEPDFDTPENIKKAAIDAINRGETKYTPVSGIPELRKAIAAKFKRENGLEYSWEQTIVGTGGKQILFNAFMATLNPGDEVVIPAPYWVSYPEMVALCGGTPVFVSATQEHNFKLQAADLEKAITPKTKWFIFNSPSNPTGAAYTQDELKALTDVLMKHPHVWVLTDDMYEHLTYGDFKFVTPVEVEPKLYDRTLTMNGVSKAYAMTGWRIGYAAGPIQLIKAMDMIQGQQTSGATSIAQWAAVEALNGTQDFIPENKKIFEGRRDLVVSMLNQAKGIVCPVPEGAFYVYPSCKGLVGKTAPSGKVIETDVDFVSELLESEGVAVVQGSAFGLGPNFRISYATSEEQLEEACRRIQRFCAACR from the coding sequence ATGGCCTTCCTTGCCGATGCTCTTTCCCGTGTGAAGCCTTCAGCCACCATCGCCGTTTCCCAGAAAGCGCGCGAGCTGAAGGCAAAAGGACGTGACGTCATCGGCCTCGGTGCGGGCGAGCCGGATTTCGATACACCCGAGAATATCAAGAAGGCCGCCATCGACGCGATCAACCGCGGCGAGACGAAGTACACGCCGGTCTCCGGGATTCCCGAACTGCGCAAGGCGATCGCCGCCAAGTTCAAGCGTGAAAACGGACTGGAATATTCCTGGGAGCAGACGATCGTCGGCACCGGCGGCAAGCAGATCCTTTTCAACGCCTTCATGGCGACGCTGAACCCCGGCGACGAAGTGGTCATCCCGGCGCCTTACTGGGTTTCCTATCCGGAGATGGTGGCGCTGTGCGGCGGCACGCCGGTTTTCGTTTCGGCGACCCAGGAGCATAACTTCAAGCTCCAGGCGGCCGATCTCGAAAAGGCGATCACACCGAAGACCAAGTGGTTCATCTTCAACTCGCCGTCCAACCCGACGGGTGCGGCCTATACGCAGGACGAGCTGAAGGCGCTGACCGACGTGCTGATGAAGCATCCGCATGTCTGGGTGCTGACCGACGACATGTACGAGCACCTGACCTATGGCGACTTCAAGTTCGTCACGCCTGTCGAAGTCGAGCCGAAGCTCTACGACCGGACGCTAACGATGAACGGCGTCTCCAAGGCCTATGCGATGACCGGCTGGCGTATCGGCTATGCCGCAGGCCCGATCCAGCTCATCAAGGCGATGGACATGATCCAGGGTCAGCAGACCTCGGGCGCGACGTCGATCGCCCAGTGGGCGGCGGTCGAAGCGCTGAACGGCACGCAGGACTTCATCCCCGAAAACAAGAAGATCTTCGAAGGCCGTCGCGATCTCGTCGTTTCCATGCTGAACCAGGCCAAGGGCATCGTCTGCCCGGTGCCGGAAGGCGCCTTCTACGTCTATCCCTCCTGCAAGGGCTTGGTTGGCAAAACCGCACCCTCCGGCAAGGTCATCGAGACGGACGTAGATTTCGTTTCCGAGCTCCTGGAATCCGAAGGCGTTGCCGTCGTTCAAGGCTCGGCCTTCGGCCTCGGCCCGAACTTCCGCATCTCCTATGCAACGTCGGAAGAGCAGCTCGAGGAAGCTTGCCGCCGCATCCAGCGCTTCTGCGCCGCCTGCAGGTAA
- a CDS encoding type II toxin-antitoxin system Phd/YefM family antitoxin has product MKTVSIRDAKNRLTELAREVEQGATIVVTRNGRPVFDLVPHQKRGGLNLEAGEAYLRSKGVTRTEMYIADDFDDPLPEDFLLRPLP; this is encoded by the coding sequence ATGAAGACCGTTTCGATACGCGATGCGAAGAACCGCCTGACCGAGCTTGCCCGCGAGGTCGAGCAAGGCGCGACCATTGTCGTGACGCGGAACGGCCGGCCGGTCTTCGATCTGGTGCCGCATCAGAAGCGCGGCGGTTTGAACTTGGAAGCCGGCGAGGCCTATCTTCGTTCCAAGGGGGTCACGAGGACAGAGATGTACATCGCCGATGACTTCGACGACCCTTTGCCGGAAGATTTCCTTCTCAGGCCGCTGCCGTGA
- a CDS encoding DMT family transporter: MTRAQANLLLLLAAAIWGGGFVAQSTAMKAIGPFWFIALRFTVATLAVLPFVVFEARNAKVKTSARHAKLYILTGLALFSGAATQQVGLQTTTVTNSSFITGLYVVFVPLIAVFFLRRAPHWIIWPGALMAVTGIYLLSGGHFSALTSGDLLTVVCAGFWAIQITLAGTTVSATGRPLALSATQFAVTAVCALAIAAIVEPISLSAIRAAAPEIVYVGIFSSGLAFVLQVIAQRYTTPSQAAIFLSSEALFGASLAAVLLGETMPVTGYAGCALMFIAMLVVELVPGFARRRLPAA; this comes from the coding sequence ATGACCCGCGCTCAGGCGAACCTTCTCCTATTGCTTGCAGCCGCCATCTGGGGCGGCGGCTTCGTCGCGCAATCGACGGCGATGAAGGCGATCGGCCCCTTCTGGTTCATAGCCCTGCGTTTCACCGTCGCCACGCTGGCCGTGCTGCCTTTCGTCGTTTTCGAAGCGCGCAACGCCAAGGTGAAGACAAGCGCACGCCATGCGAAACTCTATATTCTGACCGGCCTTGCCCTTTTCAGCGGCGCAGCCACGCAGCAGGTCGGGCTGCAGACGACGACTGTGACGAATTCGAGCTTCATCACCGGCCTCTATGTCGTCTTCGTGCCGCTGATCGCCGTGTTCTTCCTGCGTCGTGCCCCGCATTGGATCATCTGGCCGGGCGCGCTGATGGCTGTCACCGGTATCTATCTCCTGTCAGGCGGTCACTTCTCGGCCCTTACATCAGGCGATCTCCTGACGGTCGTCTGCGCCGGCTTCTGGGCAATCCAGATCACCCTTGCCGGCACGACCGTTTCTGCAACGGGACGGCCGCTCGCGCTCTCGGCCACGCAATTCGCCGTCACCGCAGTCTGCGCGCTTGCCATTGCCGCAATCGTCGAACCGATCAGCCTCTCCGCGATACGGGCCGCAGCACCGGAGATCGTCTATGTCGGCATCTTCTCCTCGGGCCTGGCCTTCGTGCTGCAGGTAATTGCCCAGCGTTACACCACACCCTCGCAGGCCGCGATCTTCCTCTCCTCCGAAGCGCTCTTCGGCGCCTCGCTCGCAGCCGTGCTGCTGGGCGAGACGATGCCGGTGACCGGTTATGCAGGTTGCGCGCTGATGTTTATCGCTATGCTTGTGGTCGAACTCGTGCCTGGATTTGCCCGGCGACGCCTGCCAGCCGCCTGA
- a CDS encoding 3-deoxy-manno-octulosonate cytidylyltransferase has translation MESIPSDINTVAATDGGLHFLTPEAWKALLSPYSHIVLVANSEAVDFERLRSELPETALYVFFNNVYKVLDEPFAGHAVLVARSGVMGANIVHRREAADVLRFFAGDDFMGVVNLRVSPEENFSEESRFNGARARHLDLTQMIGDLYPTGKIATSGFALALWLAELQLPGKILLAGFSAKRSEKWKVFDVHDWTFEQIFLRLFARMGTISMMGGVDTSPYAALAKRFPQVPPIEIAMTAAEVLSERLHNANSQIDRLMSVTKSIRAVEGFFRRFKPKTRKQRFLEKSKE, from the coding sequence ATGGAATCGATCCCCAGCGATATCAACACCGTGGCCGCCACAGATGGCGGATTGCATTTCCTGACGCCGGAAGCGTGGAAAGCACTGCTGTCGCCCTATTCCCACATCGTGCTGGTGGCAAACAGCGAGGCGGTCGATTTCGAGCGGCTGCGAAGCGAGTTGCCGGAGACGGCGCTCTACGTCTTCTTCAACAATGTCTACAAGGTGCTTGACGAACCCTTTGCCGGCCATGCGGTGCTGGTTGCCCGCAGCGGTGTTATGGGTGCCAATATCGTCCACCGGCGCGAGGCGGCGGATGTCCTGCGCTTCTTTGCCGGCGACGATTTTATGGGCGTCGTCAATCTCCGCGTTTCCCCCGAGGAAAACTTCAGCGAGGAGAGCCGCTTCAACGGTGCCAGAGCCCGTCACCTCGATCTGACCCAGATGATCGGGGATCTCTATCCGACAGGCAAGATCGCGACGAGCGGCTTTGCGCTGGCGCTCTGGCTCGCCGAGTTGCAACTGCCGGGCAAGATCCTGCTTGCCGGCTTTTCGGCAAAGAGGAGCGAGAAGTGGAAGGTTTTCGACGTGCACGATTGGACGTTCGAGCAGATATTCCTGCGTCTCTTTGCCAGGATGGGCACGATCTCGATGATGGGCGGCGTCGATACGAGCCCCTATGCGGCGCTCGCCAAACGATTTCCACAGGTGCCGCCGATCGAGATTGCGATGACGGCGGCCGAGGTCCTGTCGGAGCGACTTCACAATGCCAACAGCCAGATCGACAGGTTGATGTCCGTCACCAAATCCATCCGGGCCGTCGAAGGTTTCTTCCGGCGCTTCAAGCCGAAAACCCGTAAGCAGCGTTTCCTCGAAAAGTCGAAGGAATAA
- a CDS encoding type II toxin-antitoxin system VapC family toxin, producing MRVLLDTHMVIAIAQKKLTERFPRVEQVLSNGTASGFVSVASLWEIAIKTKLGKLQPGLPLEILPVYLRETGLTILPIDVPHVITAADPEPETRDPFDRLLLAQCKVEGLQLATVDRLLVSHPLALRL from the coding sequence ATGCGTGTGCTGCTCGACACACACATGGTGATCGCGATCGCCCAGAAGAAGCTGACGGAACGTTTTCCGCGTGTCGAGCAGGTGCTTTCGAATGGTACGGCCAGCGGCTTCGTCAGCGTCGCCAGCCTCTGGGAAATTGCCATCAAGACAAAGCTTGGCAAATTGCAGCCGGGATTGCCCCTGGAGATCCTTCCCGTCTATCTCAGGGAAACCGGTTTGACGATCCTGCCCATCGATGTCCCGCACGTCATCACTGCCGCCGACCCCGAGCCGGAGACGCGCGATCCCTTCGACCGATTGCTGCTGGCGCAATGCAAGGTCGAGGGGCTGCAGCTTGCGACGGTCGACCGGTTGCTCGTCAGCCATCCGCTGGCGCTGCGATTATAG
- a CDS encoding oxidoreductase, translating into MSKVWLITGSSRGLGRAMAEAVLASGDNLVATARDPAQLADLSERYGGQVLTVALDVTDETAAAAAVEAGAKRFGRIDVLVNNAGYGNVSSIEDTSLADFRAQIEANLFGTIIMTKAVIALMREQGAGHIIQFSSVGGRIGPAGRGAYSAAKFGVEGFSEVLSKEVAPFGIRVTVIEPGGFRTDFAGASTVLAEGRQDYAETVGATVRFQREYNGRQPGDPAKAAAVVIHIAGFDAPPLRLLLGSDAVRNVEKADAARIDADREWRAVSVSTDFEPDADML; encoded by the coding sequence ATGTCCAAGGTCTGGTTGATTACAGGAAGTTCGCGCGGTCTTGGCCGAGCGATGGCGGAGGCGGTTTTGGCCTCCGGCGACAATCTGGTGGCGACGGCGCGCGATCCGGCCCAACTTGCCGATCTGTCCGAGCGGTATGGCGGCCAGGTGCTGACAGTCGCGCTCGACGTGACCGATGAGACGGCGGCGGCAGCAGCGGTCGAGGCTGGTGCGAAGCGGTTCGGGCGCATCGACGTGCTTGTCAACAATGCCGGCTACGGCAATGTCTCCTCGATCGAAGATACCAGTCTTGCCGATTTCCGGGCGCAGATCGAGGCCAATCTGTTCGGCACGATCATCATGACCAAGGCGGTCATCGCCCTGATGCGAGAACAGGGGGCAGGGCATATCATCCAGTTTTCTTCCGTCGGCGGCCGTATCGGGCCCGCCGGGCGCGGCGCCTATTCGGCGGCGAAATTCGGCGTCGAGGGCTTTTCCGAGGTGTTGTCGAAAGAGGTCGCGCCATTCGGCATTAGGGTGACGGTGATCGAGCCCGGCGGCTTCAGGACCGATTTCGCCGGCGCCTCGACGGTGCTTGCCGAAGGGCGGCAGGACTATGCGGAGACGGTCGGCGCTACCGTGCGCTTCCAGCGCGAGTATAATGGCCGCCAACCCGGAGATCCCGCCAAAGCAGCTGCGGTGGTCATCCATATCGCCGGCTTCGACGCACCGCCGCTCCGGCTGCTGCTCGGCAGCGATGCTGTCCGCAATGTCGAGAAAGCGGATGCCGCGCGTATCGACGCTGATCGGGAATGGCGCGCGGTCAGCGTCTCGACCGATTTCGAACCCGATGCCGATATGCTTTGA
- a CDS encoding glycosyltransferase family 8 protein gives MQQSAVIVCSDVNMLPAACCTLLSVKRNLGASPAEFLLLGIDLKPSEIAEVGNFARLHDMAITVLPYNTPETAKQARGRWSAATLARLYMDLYIPDDIERLLYLDADVLAVAPVDELFTRDFQGKALAAVDDYVMAFPEKAGARQRKIGMREGGRYFNAGVLLFDWSACRAKGLFASTREIFEERSHLFENNDQDALNVSFDGDWLVLDPRWNTQTGLLPFVGRPAIFHFTGRKKPWQATVPWVHRQMARRYIEDLRDTPWASFCRQPSMTGRVAGFLSHVGKQIGGLTRLARMRAYFSNSQ, from the coding sequence TTGCAGCAGAGTGCGGTGATCGTCTGTTCGGATGTCAACATGCTGCCGGCGGCCTGCTGCACCCTGCTTTCCGTCAAGCGCAATCTTGGCGCTTCGCCAGCGGAGTTCTTGCTTCTCGGCATCGACCTCAAGCCGAGCGAAATCGCCGAGGTTGGAAATTTCGCGCGGTTGCACGACATGGCGATCACCGTGCTGCCCTATAATACGCCGGAAACGGCGAAGCAGGCGCGAGGCCGCTGGTCGGCCGCGACACTGGCGCGGCTCTACATGGATCTGTATATTCCCGACGATATCGAGCGCCTGCTTTACCTCGACGCCGACGTGCTGGCGGTGGCACCCGTCGACGAACTCTTCACCAGGGATTTTCAAGGCAAGGCGCTTGCCGCGGTCGACGATTATGTCATGGCCTTTCCTGAGAAGGCCGGCGCACGGCAGCGAAAGATCGGCATGCGCGAGGGCGGCCGGTATTTCAATGCCGGCGTGTTGCTGTTCGATTGGTCGGCCTGCCGGGCGAAAGGGCTCTTTGCCAGCACACGGGAGATATTCGAGGAGCGGTCGCATCTTTTCGAGAATAACGACCAGGATGCGCTGAACGTCAGCTTCGACGGCGACTGGCTGGTGCTCGATCCGCGCTGGAACACGCAGACAGGCCTCCTGCCTTTCGTCGGCCGTCCGGCGATCTTTCATTTCACCGGCCGGAAAAAGCCGTGGCAGGCGACCGTGCCCTGGGTGCACCGGCAGATGGCTAGGCGCTATATCGAGGATCTGCGCGACACGCCGTGGGCCTCCTTCTGTAGGCAACCGTCGATGACGGGTCGGGTGGCGGGCTTTCTTTCGCATGTGGGAAAGCAGATCGGCGGGCTGACGCGACTGGCACGGATGCGCGCCTATTTCAGCAACAGCCAATAA
- a CDS encoding PQQ-dependent sugar dehydrogenase — protein sequence MKRISAFHFAAALFLFGAVSADATDTVNTQGPAVRVDKLADGLEHPWAVEVLPDGAYLVTERPGRMRIIRDGKISDPIGGVPKVSARGQGGLMDVALAPDFATSRKIYFTAAIANAQGSGTEAFSATLSADEKRLGAVTPVFTMRRFTSGNIQYGSRIAIARDGSLFISVGDRGDRDRSQDWQDDAGAIIHINADGSIPADNPFKDGGKALPEIWSKGHRNPQGITFDTKDGKLYTVEHGARGGDEINQPEAGKNYGWPIITYGRDYSGAEIGEGTARKGLEQPLHYWDPSIAPGALTVYRGAMFPEWDGNFLVAALKFQLLSRMQRDESGAFVAEERLFEGEYGRIRDVIVAPDGALLMVTDEDNGSLLRVSRAEANNG from the coding sequence ATGAAGAGAATATCCGCCTTCCATTTCGCAGCAGCGCTGTTCCTGTTCGGCGCCGTGTCCGCCGATGCGACCGATACTGTCAATACGCAGGGTCCCGCCGTTCGTGTCGACAAGCTCGCCGACGGCCTCGAGCATCCCTGGGCGGTCGAGGTGTTGCCCGATGGCGCCTATCTCGTCACCGAGCGGCCCGGCCGCATGCGCATCATTCGCGACGGCAAGATCTCCGACCCGATCGGCGGCGTGCCCAAGGTTAGCGCCCGTGGTCAGGGCGGCTTGATGGACGTGGCGCTCGCTCCGGACTTTGCGACATCCAGAAAGATCTATTTCACCGCCGCCATCGCCAATGCACAGGGGTCCGGAACAGAAGCTTTCAGCGCCACGCTTTCCGCTGACGAGAAGAGACTGGGCGCCGTAACGCCTGTTTTCACCATGCGGCGCTTCACCTCCGGCAATATCCAGTACGGCTCGCGCATCGCCATTGCCCGCGACGGTTCGCTGTTTATCAGCGTCGGCGACCGTGGTGACCGCGACCGCTCGCAGGACTGGCAGGATGATGCCGGCGCGATCATCCACATCAATGCCGATGGCAGCATCCCCGCCGACAACCCATTCAAGGACGGCGGCAAGGCGCTGCCGGAAATCTGGTCGAAAGGCCACCGCAACCCCCAGGGTATCACCTTCGATACCAAGGATGGCAAGCTCTATACCGTCGAACACGGCGCGCGCGGCGGCGACGAAATCAACCAGCCCGAGGCAGGCAAGAATTACGGCTGGCCGATCATCACCTATGGCCGCGACTATTCGGGTGCGGAAATCGGCGAAGGCACCGCGAGGAAAGGGCTGGAACAGCCGCTGCATTACTGGGATCCTTCGATCGCCCCTGGTGCGCTCACCGTCTATCGCGGCGCCATGTTCCCGGAATGGGACGGCAACTTCCTCGTCGCGGCGCTGAAGTTTCAGCTGCTTTCGCGCATGCAGCGCGACGAAAGCGGCGCCTTCGTCGCAGAAGAACGCCTGTTCGAGGGCGAATACGGCCGGATCCGCGATGTCATCGTCGCACCCGACGGCGCGCTGCTGATGGTGACGGACGAGGACAACGGGTCGCTGCTCAGGGTTTCGCGCGCTGAGGCCAATAACGGCTGA
- a CDS encoding BA14K family protein codes for MNRLAKTLLLTATAAALTLSAIGDASARDRHWHHNNGNDALVGGALGLATGLIVGSAIANANNGPAYEERRYIDPAYQQDYDEPAPVYRAPRRVYVEQPQYVEQPQYVEQPRYYAPVRTSVEPWSPQWERYCSYRYRSFDSRSGTYIGGDGRSHFCTAG; via the coding sequence ATGAACAGGCTCGCAAAAACTCTTCTGCTGACGGCAACGGCTGCTGCGCTTACCCTCTCCGCCATTGGCGACGCATCGGCCCGCGACCGTCATTGGCACCATAACAACGGCAATGATGCGCTCGTCGGCGGCGCCCTTGGTCTCGCGACCGGCCTGATCGTCGGCTCGGCCATCGCCAATGCCAATAACGGTCCTGCATACGAAGAGCGCCGCTACATCGACCCGGCCTACCAGCAGGATTACGACGAGCCCGCTCCGGTCTATCGCGCCCCGCGCCGCGTCTATGTCGAGCAGCCGCAATATGTCGAACAGCCGCAATATGTCGAGCAGCCGCGATACTATGCGCCGGTCCGCACGTCGGTGGAGCCATGGTCGCCGCAGTGGGAGCGTTACTGCTCTTACCGCTACCGCTCTTTCGATTCGCGCAGCGGCACCTATATCGGCGGTGACGGCCGCAGCCACTTCTGCACCGCCGGCTGA
- a CDS encoding winged helix-turn-helix transcriptional regulator yields the protein MVNCIRSKEGTPAIYTHLEVTDLPSDMFDFCSSMTDEQDARARELIERAASKWPLRILHLLSDAGAPLRFSRLMERVEGISQKVLTQTLRTLERDGLIIRTLYPQVPPRVEYELTPLGRDLLMQVAALWRWIVQHLDDFDARKAVKLNAADD from the coding sequence ATGGTCAATTGTATCCGATCGAAAGAAGGTACCCCGGCGATCTATACACACCTTGAGGTAACTGACTTGCCCAGCGACATGTTCGATTTCTGCAGCAGCATGACGGACGAACAGGATGCGCGCGCCCGCGAACTGATCGAGCGGGCGGCGTCGAAATGGCCGCTGCGCATTCTGCACTTGCTCTCCGATGCGGGCGCACCCCTGCGCTTCTCGCGCCTCATGGAAAGGGTCGAGGGCATCAGCCAGAAGGTGCTGACGCAGACGCTGCGCACCCTCGAAAGAGATGGCCTCATCATCCGCACGCTCTATCCGCAAGTGCCGCCGCGCGTCGAATATGAGTTGACGCCGCTCGGACGCGACCTCCTCATGCAGGTCGCCGCCCTCTGGCGCTGGATCGTTCAGCATCTAGACGATTTCGACGCGCGCAAAGCCGTCAAGTTAAATGCTGCCGATGATTAG
- a CDS encoding ArnT family glycosyltransferase, with the protein MTKPPRSRPRDPVQPNLPLDPMPACIAPDDPEMIQAVGQQYPQQTTDRDMAFHNHLSLNTAILLGILFIAIVFRFHKITLPLVDGFSWREISTAMMADNFRQRSWNIFFPEVSWTGPGPSYQGREFQIVSYLTALLYQLFGWHDWFGRMVAAFFGLVTVFSLHRLTALCWDEMHAHAAALAYALMPAAIMIDSSFLPDPAMLALVTLGVWLFAKYWAGGNGWLLPLATASFSLGALSKPSGLAAGAVIFYLMVCWILEKKRKQATWVLLSGLLSLAMVGAYFRWAIYLGRSYPPFHFAGSGGYIWDYGFWTYVKDRFYFQSLWNTSVLWFYGYPFLVLLAVGLWMPPRPAEAPKQRTLSAIPYVWLAAAMILYLAAAGEITSNVWNFHIFHVPIAMFCGHGALLLATLASRTVLTPAVVLRSICIVAVALAWSTLPLVRTMKKPIAMKGKLLGEELARLAQPGDLVVAIAPEVGDPVAVYYSRARGWVFPPGGGDVEWSKFVADDATAIAQLEELRAQGADLFGAAKNAVDKQDRRFVEHHDGVIDYLDRTATKLVDSDDLLVYRITRP; encoded by the coding sequence ATGACAAAGCCGCCCCGCAGCCGACCGCGAGATCCCGTCCAGCCTAATCTTCCTCTCGATCCGATGCCGGCGTGTATCGCGCCGGACGACCCGGAAATGATTCAGGCCGTAGGTCAGCAGTACCCGCAGCAGACGACCGACCGGGACATGGCTTTTCACAACCACCTGAGCCTCAACACGGCGATCTTGCTGGGGATCCTGTTTATTGCGATCGTCTTCAGGTTCCACAAGATCACCTTGCCGCTGGTCGACGGCTTCAGCTGGCGCGAGATAAGCACCGCAATGATGGCCGATAATTTCCGGCAGCGCAGCTGGAACATCTTCTTTCCGGAGGTCAGCTGGACCGGGCCCGGGCCAAGCTATCAGGGCCGCGAGTTCCAGATCGTCAGCTATCTCACAGCCTTGCTCTACCAACTCTTCGGCTGGCACGACTGGTTCGGCCGCATGGTTGCGGCCTTCTTCGGCCTGGTGACGGTGTTTTCGCTGCACAGGCTAACGGCGCTATGCTGGGACGAGATGCACGCCCACGCGGCGGCACTTGCCTACGCGCTGATGCCGGCGGCGATCATGATCGACAGCTCGTTTCTTCCCGATCCGGCGATGCTGGCCTTGGTGACTCTTGGCGTCTGGCTATTCGCCAAATACTGGGCCGGCGGCAATGGCTGGCTCTTGCCACTCGCCACGGCCAGCTTCTCGCTCGGCGCGCTGTCAAAGCCATCAGGCCTCGCCGCCGGCGCCGTCATCTTCTATCTGATGGTCTGCTGGATTCTGGAGAAGAAGCGAAAGCAGGCGACCTGGGTCTTGCTGTCAGGGCTTTTGAGCCTGGCCATGGTCGGCGCTTATTTCCGCTGGGCGATTTATCTCGGCCGCAGCTATCCGCCGTTTCATTTCGCCGGCAGCGGCGGCTATATCTGGGACTACGGCTTCTGGACATACGTCAAGGACAGGTTCTACTTTCAATCCTTATGGAACACCTCGGTCTTGTGGTTCTACGGCTATCCGTTCTTGGTGCTGCTGGCCGTCGGCTTGTGGATGCCACCCAGACCAGCCGAAGCCCCGAAGCAACGGACCCTTTCGGCCATTCCCTATGTGTGGCTGGCTGCGGCCATGATCCTCTATCTGGCGGCGGCGGGTGAGATCACCAGCAATGTGTGGAACTTCCACATCTTCCATGTGCCGATCGCGATGTTCTGCGGCCACGGCGCGCTTCTTCTGGCAACGCTTGCCTCGAGAACCGTTCTAACGCCGGCGGTGGTGCTTCGCTCGATCTGCATCGTGGCCGTCGCACTTGCCTGGTCGACCTTGCCCCTTGTCAGGACGATGAAGAAGCCAATCGCCATGAAGGGCAAGCTGCTTGGCGAGGAACTGGCGCGGTTGGCGCAACCGGGCGACCTCGTCGTCGCCATCGCCCCCGAGGTCGGCGATCCCGTCGCAGTCTACTACAGCAGGGCGCGCGGCTGGGTGTTCCCGCCTGGCGGAGGCGATGTCGAATGGTCGAAATTCGTCGCGGATGACGCTACCGCGATCGCGCAGCTCGAGGAACTGCGCGCGCAGGGCGCGGATCTGTTCGGCGCGGCCAAGAATGCCGTCGACAAGCAGGACCGGCGGTTCGTCGAGCATCATGATGGGGTCATAGACTATCTGGACAGGACCGCAACCAAGCTTGTCGATTCGGATGATTTGCTGGTCTATAGGATCACCCGTCCATGA
- a CDS encoding DUF3052 domain-containing protein, with product MQREEGRLAGDMAGMAGYSGTPLAKKLGLARGQVVALLGVPETIGEIHGFDGFASVALALPETPRRAFDYMHLFTTERATLEALASALFRVLRPDGILWISWPKKSSRVPTDVTEDVLREILLPTGLVDVKVCAVDEVWSGLKFVIRKELRGAL from the coding sequence ATGCAACGCGAAGAAGGCCGGCTGGCCGGCGACATGGCGGGGATGGCAGGCTATTCTGGCACGCCGCTCGCCAAGAAGCTCGGCCTCGCGCGCGGTCAGGTGGTTGCCCTTCTCGGCGTTCCCGAAACCATTGGCGAGATCCATGGCTTCGACGGCTTTGCCTCGGTCGCCCTTGCGCTTCCCGAAACGCCTCGGCGAGCGTTTGACTACATGCATCTGTTTACGACCGAGCGAGCGACGCTGGAGGCTCTCGCGTCCGCGCTTTTTCGTGTTCTGAGACCGGATGGCATCCTCTGGATCTCCTGGCCGAAGAAGAGTTCGCGGGTGCCGACGGATGTCACCGAGGATGTGCTACGAGAGATCCTGCTGCCGACCGGCCTTGTCGACGTCAAGGTCTGCGCCGTCGATGAGGTCTGGTCCGGACTGAAATTTGTCATCCGCAAGGAGTTACGTGGCGCGTTGTGA